A genomic segment from Desulfonatronum lacustre DSM 10312 encodes:
- a CDS encoding lysophospholipid acyltransferase family protein, which translates to MRTILYEALAALGQHADFRHVQTMGAGLGRLIWAVVPSRRRLATTAIMERLGLGPAKAKAVARNSFVHNGRSFLEILLCRRIDWRFVRDRLIIDNPELFHETLHELRGRPCVAATAHLGAWELISGLLHLITPQEHKQVIVKATHDQYLYSVIRRMRSQPTVRVVEHEQAVPKVLRNLKQKGLSGFLVDHNCRREEAVFLPFLGREAAVNIGPALLALRAKALVWPAFVVRESPDKFRLVSEAPLDTQDISGDRHQKVEVIARFYTQAVERMVRRYPEQWFWMHRRWKTRPEGESRERG; encoded by the coding sequence ATGCGCACAATCCTTTATGAAGCACTGGCCGCCCTCGGGCAGCACGCGGACTTTCGGCATGTTCAGACCATGGGGGCAGGTCTTGGCCGACTCATCTGGGCCGTCGTACCGTCACGACGCAGGCTGGCCACGACCGCCATCATGGAACGCCTGGGGCTGGGCCCGGCCAAGGCGAAAGCCGTGGCTCGAAACAGCTTTGTTCACAACGGTCGATCTTTTCTGGAAATCCTGCTGTGTCGCAGGATAGATTGGCGGTTTGTCCGGGATAGATTGATTATCGATAATCCGGAACTCTTCCACGAAACCCTTCATGAACTGCGGGGGAGGCCGTGCGTGGCGGCCACGGCGCACCTCGGCGCCTGGGAACTTATAAGTGGACTGCTGCACCTGATAACCCCTCAGGAACACAAACAAGTGATCGTCAAAGCTACCCACGATCAATATTTGTATTCCGTCATTCGGCGAATGCGCAGCCAACCGACGGTGCGCGTCGTCGAGCACGAACAGGCCGTGCCCAAGGTGTTGCGCAACTTAAAGCAAAAAGGCTTGAGCGGCTTTCTCGTGGATCACAATTGCCGGAGGGAAGAAGCGGTCTTTTTGCCGTTCCTGGGGCGAGAGGCCGCGGTCAACATCGGCCCGGCCTTGCTGGCCTTGCGGGCCAAGGCTTTGGTCTGGCCGGCTTTTGTCGTTCGCGAGTCCCCGGATAAATTCCGACTCGTTTCTGAAGCACCGTTGGATACCCAGGATATATCCGGAGATCGCCATCAGAAAGTCGAAGTCATCGCCCGATTCTACACCCAGGCCGTGGAGCGGATGGTGCGTCGTTACCCGGAACAATGGTTCTGGATGCACCGCCGCTGGAAAACCCGCCCCGAAGGGGAGTCTCGCGAGAGGGGGTAA
- the gcvT gene encoding glycine cleavage system aminomethyltransferase GcvT, with translation MHKTPLHAWHSAHQGRMVPFAGWEMPVQYAAGILAEHEQTRKRASVFDICHMGEFLVSGEDAEEALGRIVTHNLQKLRSGRAGYGFLLSQDGGILDDLIIYRLEQARFLLVVNAARIDHDREWIRGLLPSAVILEDVSEQTAKIDLQGPLSLEVLQGVVPADWRNLGYFSFCKQLFQGEEVLISRTGYTGELGYEIYLPASSALAFWEACLRDDRVLPAGLGARDTLRLEMGLPLYGQDLDEHHTPAEAEYAALLTSPAPYVGKEHQMDVREHLTPLLISGRRSARHGDVVYSPSGDARGRVTSGSFAPSLGQAVALAYVDTQFADESEFVVRTGKAELPARRTTLPFYTQGTARIKL, from the coding sequence ATGCATAAGACACCGTTGCATGCATGGCACTCGGCCCATCAGGGCCGGATGGTTCCATTCGCCGGATGGGAAATGCCGGTGCAGTACGCCGCCGGGATTTTGGCCGAACACGAACAGACTCGGAAACGGGCTTCCGTGTTCGACATCTGCCACATGGGCGAATTCCTCGTCTCCGGAGAGGACGCGGAAGAAGCGCTGGGGCGCATCGTGACCCATAACCTTCAAAAATTGCGTTCTGGCCGGGCTGGATATGGATTTCTTCTGAGTCAAGACGGAGGAATTCTCGACGACCTGATCATCTACCGGCTGGAGCAAGCCCGGTTCCTGCTCGTGGTCAACGCCGCCCGGATCGACCATGACCGGGAATGGATCCGGGGCCTCTTGCCGTCCGCGGTGATACTGGAGGACGTTTCCGAACAGACTGCGAAGATCGACTTGCAAGGCCCCCTTTCCCTGGAGGTGTTGCAAGGCGTCGTGCCCGCTGACTGGCGGAACTTGGGGTATTTTTCTTTTTGCAAGCAGCTTTTTCAGGGAGAGGAAGTTCTGATCAGCCGCACCGGGTACACCGGGGAGCTGGGCTATGAAATCTATCTGCCGGCATCGTCGGCGCTTGCGTTCTGGGAAGCCTGCCTGCGAGACGACCGGGTGCTTCCGGCCGGACTCGGCGCCCGGGACACCCTGCGCCTGGAAATGGGGCTGCCGCTGTACGGCCAGGACCTGGACGAGCACCACACCCCGGCCGAGGCCGAGTACGCCGCCCTGCTCACCTCCCCTGCCCCTTATGTGGGAAAGGAGCACCAGATGGACGTCCGGGAACACCTGACCCCGCTGCTCATTTCCGGCCGACGCAGCGCCCGTCACGGAGACGTGGTGTACAGTCCATCCGGGGACGCGCGCGGCCGAGTCACCAGCGGTAGTTTCGCCCCATCCTTGGGCCAGGCCGTTGCCCTGGCGTATGTGGACACGCAGTTCGCCGATGAGTCGGAATTCGTGGTCCGAACAGGGAAGGCCGAGTTGCCCGCGCGACGCACTACCCTACCCTTTTACACTCAAGGGACCGCCCGAATAAAGCTTTAG
- a CDS encoding 16S rRNA (uracil(1498)-N(3))-methyltransferase gives MKSLYLPPDQWQEPFRLEGPEAHHLLTVLRARPGTTVRLFDGHGRVGDFIVRAAARKTAHLELLTQQRPPRPRREIHLAIGWNKASRRGWILEKAVELGAAGLIFWQASRSQGRVPDQPKEGWTDHLVNAAKQCGNPWLPTITTVPEGPDEVIRLCSNLSNQASLQASSQATPESGNFLIWESASPSDLFDPGQLPSSGPAVLVLGPEGGLAENEAQSFIGNGYLPRSLGRSTLRWETAALLCLGLCYWSIQGGASEA, from the coding sequence GTGAAATCCCTCTACCTCCCCCCGGATCAATGGCAGGAGCCGTTCCGCTTGGAAGGACCGGAAGCCCATCACCTGCTCACTGTCTTGCGCGCTCGTCCGGGAACCACCGTACGCCTTTTCGATGGCCATGGGCGGGTCGGTGATTTCATTGTGCGGGCCGCAGCCCGCAAAACAGCCCACCTTGAACTTCTGACTCAGCAACGCCCTCCGCGTCCGCGACGGGAAATCCACTTGGCCATTGGCTGGAACAAGGCCTCGCGTCGCGGTTGGATCCTGGAAAAAGCCGTGGAACTGGGAGCCGCGGGGTTGATTTTTTGGCAAGCTTCACGCAGTCAAGGAAGGGTCCCGGATCAGCCCAAGGAGGGCTGGACCGATCACTTGGTCAACGCGGCCAAGCAATGCGGCAATCCCTGGCTGCCCACGATCACCACGGTTCCCGAAGGGCCCGACGAGGTGATCCGCTTGTGCTCCAACTTGTCCAATCAAGCTTCTCTGCAAGCCTCCTCTCAAGCAACTCCGGAGTCCGGAAACTTTTTGATTTGGGAAAGTGCTTCGCCGAGCGATCTGTTTGATCCGGGACAGCTTCCGTCTTCCGGCCCCGCGGTCCTGGTCCTTGGCCCGGAAGGCGGATTGGCCGAGAACGAAGCGCAATCCTTTATAGGCAACGGCTACCTGCCCCGCTCCCTGGGGCGGTCCACCCTGCGCTGGGAAACCGCCGCCCTGCTCTGCCTCGGGCTTTGTTATTGGAGTATCCAGGGCGGTGCTTCAGAAGCCTGA
- a CDS encoding replication-associated recombination protein A: MSFQQPLAAAIRPTKLEDFVGQDHLRIRLHALFQAKRMPSMLLFGPPGCGKSTLALLLATSRNQPYLRLSAPEVGLANLRKKLENMEILVLDELHRFSKAQQDFFLPILESGEVTLLATTTENPSFSVTKQLLSRMHVLRLRPLNRQELTILAKRGAQSLGAAIPETSLEILAGLSNGDARTLFNLLELTAELSPEKWAEDKLRQALPEVVLRGDREGDSHYELASALIKSIRGSDPDAALYYLACLLESGEDPRFICRRLILSASEDVGLADPHALSMAVACQQAVEFVGMPEGFIPLAETTVYLSLAPKSNATYAAYLAAQKEIRAHGPRPVPLHLRNASSALQKEWGYGRGYRYPHAYPDAWVEQDYLPTEVNLRFYEPKLQGQEPRLNAWLAKYRKKRKVG; this comes from the coding sequence ATGAGCTTTCAGCAGCCTCTGGCCGCGGCCATTCGCCCGACCAAGCTGGAGGATTTTGTCGGCCAGGATCATTTACGGATCAGGCTGCACGCCCTGTTTCAGGCCAAGCGCATGCCCAGCATGTTGCTTTTCGGCCCTCCGGGCTGTGGAAAATCTACCCTGGCCCTGCTTTTAGCCACTTCCCGCAATCAGCCCTATCTGCGTCTGAGCGCGCCGGAAGTGGGACTGGCCAACCTGCGCAAGAAGCTGGAGAACATGGAAATTCTGGTGCTGGACGAACTGCACCGCTTTTCCAAGGCCCAGCAGGATTTCTTTCTGCCTATCCTGGAAAGCGGGGAAGTCACCCTGCTGGCCACCACCACGGAAAACCCGTCCTTCAGCGTAACCAAACAACTGCTTTCGCGAATGCACGTTCTGCGTCTGCGCCCGCTGAACCGCCAGGAACTGACCATCCTGGCCAAGCGCGGGGCCCAAAGCCTCGGGGCCGCCATACCCGAAACCAGCCTGGAAATTCTTGCCGGTTTGTCCAACGGCGACGCCCGGACCCTGTTCAACCTCCTGGAACTCACCGCGGAACTGTCGCCGGAAAAATGGGCCGAGGACAAGCTGCGCCAGGCATTGCCCGAAGTGGTCCTGCGCGGGGACCGCGAGGGCGACTCCCACTACGAGCTGGCCTCCGCGCTGATCAAATCCATCCGTGGCAGCGACCCGGACGCGGCCCTCTACTACCTGGCCTGCCTCCTGGAGAGCGGCGAGGACCCCCGCTTCATCTGCCGTCGCCTGATTCTCTCGGCCTCCGAAGACGTCGGCCTGGCCGACCCTCACGCCTTGAGCATGGCCGTGGCCTGCCAGCAAGCCGTGGAATTCGTGGGCATGCCCGAAGGCTTCATTCCCCTGGCCGAAACCACGGTCTATCTGTCCCTGGCCCCCAAAAGCAACGCCACCTACGCCGCTTACCTGGCCGCCCAAAAAGAAATCCGCGCCCACGGCCCCCGCCCCGTCCCCTTGCACCTGCGCAACGCCTCCTCGGCCCTGCAAAAGGAATGGGGCTACGGCCGCGGCTACAGATACCCCCACGCCTACCCCGACGCCTGGGTGGAACAAGACTACCTCCCCACCGAAGTCAACCTCCGCTTCTACGAACCCAAACTCCAAGGCCAGGAGCCGCGGCTGAACGCCTGGCTGGCCAAGTATCGGAAGAAAAGGAAGGTTGGCTGA
- a CDS encoding flagellin, producing MMLSINNNLMATNAARNLSGNYGALGTSTQRLSSGLRINSGADDAAGLAIRELMRAEIASLNQGVRNANDAISMIQTADGALAVIDEKLIRMKELATQAATGTYNSDQRLIIDSEYQAMASEITRIANATKFNGIYLLNGNLSGSGDNVATANPHLWGQGHTGSGMQSTGPLKVHFGPSNDSSEDYYYIAIGIATASALGVGNNSNQTSNFYAAGMSDKAGGDGDDGFSISTQQGAQRALNALENAILSKDNIRASLGALQNRLSNTITNLQIQAENIQAAESRISDADIAQEMTAFVRSQILTQAGVAMLAQANSLPRMAMQLIGG from the coding sequence ATCATGCTAAGTATTAACAACAACTTAATGGCCACGAACGCGGCCCGAAATCTTTCGGGCAACTATGGTGCACTGGGCACGTCGACCCAGCGCCTTTCGTCCGGTCTGCGCATCAACAGCGGTGCCGACGATGCCGCCGGCTTGGCCATTCGTGAGTTGATGCGGGCGGAAATCGCCTCGCTGAACCAGGGCGTCCGGAATGCCAACGACGCCATCTCCATGATTCAGACCGCTGACGGCGCTCTGGCCGTTATCGACGAAAAGCTGATCCGGATGAAGGAACTGGCCACCCAGGCGGCTACCGGCACCTACAATTCGGACCAGCGGTTGATCATCGACTCCGAGTATCAAGCCATGGCCTCGGAAATTACCCGAATTGCCAATGCCACGAAATTTAATGGTATCTACCTCTTGAATGGGAACTTGTCAGGAAGCGGCGACAACGTAGCTACAGCCAACCCCCATCTCTGGGGCCAAGGTCATACTGGCTCGGGCATGCAATCGACAGGTCCTTTGAAGGTTCACTTCGGACCATCGAACGACAGTTCAGAGGATTACTACTACATTGCTATTGGTATTGCCACGGCTTCCGCTCTCGGTGTTGGGAATAATTCGAATCAAACATCAAATTTTTATGCTGCCGGGATGTCAGATAAGGCTGGGGGAGATGGTGATGATGGTTTCTCAATTTCTACACAACAGGGTGCCCAGCGTGCCCTGAACGCCCTGGAAAACGCCATTCTTTCTAAGGATAACATCCGAGCCAGTCTCGGTGCCTTGCAGAACCGGCTGTCGAACACCATCACCAACCTCCAGATTCAGGCCGAAAACATTCAGGCCGCGGAATCGCGGATTTCGGACGCGGATATTGCCCAAGAAATGACGGCATTCGTACGTAGCCAGATTCTCACCCAGGCCGGCGTAGCCATGCTCGCCCAGGCCAACTCCCTGCCCAGGATGGCCATGCAGCTCATCGGCGGCTAA